In Tachysurus fulvidraco isolate hzauxx_2018 chromosome 1, HZAU_PFXX_2.0, whole genome shotgun sequence, a single window of DNA contains:
- the LOC125141308 gene encoding uncharacterized protein LOC125141308, whose amino-acid sequence MFNMTNGLNKFNIHTGVRECDLEKYSKYTKNKTPKKIIDEYKLGKVDNHKCLLAMEKPTAGVVAQHIPPKSTWTAVLQLLKTNPQISASLEQKNNEAFYLMKKMKHDPDGKQQLCMNTLYTDHQHALSSGNRVESRACRRFLTNTFLSGDTEKALKLSLMTAHPQCSDNIWNDLGIRHQFSTCDPGLAVMDRNEYYKRAFKDIVKKYSKWDLIDQDQAIRLLQWVHKDLFLDKTTVDYKEIIHAIKDAKKKRNTSRDQL is encoded by the exons ATGTTTAACATGACAAATGGCTTGAATAAATTTAATATCCATACTGGAGTGCGAGAATGTGATCTGGAGAAATACAGCAAGTACACTAAAAACaagacaccaaaaaaaattatcGATGAGTACAAACTCGGAAAAGTGGACAACCACAAgtg CCTTTTAGCCATGGAGAAGCCTACAGCAGGAGTGGTGGCACAGCACATTCCACCAAAAAGTACATGGACTGCAGTCCTTCAACTCCTCAAAACAAACCCACAGATTTCTGCCTCTTTAGAGCAAAAGAACAACGAAGCTTTCTACTTaatgaagaaaatgaaacatgacCCAGATGGAAAACAGCAGCTCTGCATGAACACGCTGTACACAGATCATCAGCATGCTCTGAGCAGTGGAAACCGTGTAGAATCCAGAGCCTGCAG ACGGTTCCTGACAAACACCTTTTTAAGTGGAGATACAGAGAAAGCTCTGAAGCTCTCCTTAATGACGGCCCATCCTCAATGCTCGGACAACATCTGGAACGATCTTG GTATTCGTCATCAGTTCAGTACATGTGATCCCGGACTTGCTGTGATGGACAGGAACGAGTACTACAAGAGAGCATTTAAAGACATAGtgaaaaaatacagcaaatggGATCTCATCGACCAAGACCAAGCCATCCGACTACTACAGTGGGTGCACAAAGACCTATTTCTGGACAAAACTACCGTGGActataaagaaataattcatGCTATAAAagatgcaaaaaagaaaagaaacacaagcaGAGATCAACTCTGA